The region CTTTCTTAGATTGATTCTTGCCATCGACGCTCCACTTAATAAAAGGTAGATAGCCAAATCAAGGCCATCAATCATCTTTCAAATTGTACCTTGCAAGCGTCGCTCTAGGCAATGTTTCTACTGCATAGCCACGCCAGTGAGAACGCTTCGCCGTTCCTTAACTACGTGAGGCCGGGGCCGCCACAAGGCGTGTGCGATACAGGTTGATCACCCAACACTCAAGGCACCTGCTTTCAGCCCATTCTTTCACACGATAGATTCAAGCACCACTTGAAGCTCTTTGAGCCTTTGGGCATCGTTTGGAATAGTGAAAGCTTGAATCACATCCCTTAAGTCAGCTACAGACACCTGCAAATCGGATTGAGTGGTCAGAATGTTCTTATCGTAGTGAAAGTTCATCATTCACCTCCACCTTCATTTAGATTGTTTAAATCAAAGTCACTCCTATCACTATGCGACTGAAATTCTTCTGCATCACTGACTGTTTTCTTAAGTTTTTCAAAATGCTGCCCCTCTTTTCCAGATATTGCATTGGTGAACCACCTCTGCTTCATCTGATAGTCAAGGTCTTTCTCCACCAACTCTTCAAGTTGATCTTCAAAGTTGACACCTTTAACACCATAAACATACTTCGCGAGTTGATAGAGACCTCTAGACATTCGAGGCCCAATCCTTACTGTTGTTCTTTCATTTTTTATGCTTTTTTTAGTCATTACGAAAATTTCCCAATATCGTTCATGACTTATTGAAACGTATTTTTTTATGAAGTCAACAATAATGACAAATTGAGTTCATGTCACATGGCTACATATATGATGAATTTGCCTTATGTCGCATGAACACATATATGATGAATCTGCCCTATGTATCATGGCGACGTCGTCTTCTATTGATTTTATTGGATATGACACAGTCCGTTTTTTATTCATACAAATTTTCAGCCATAAATCATCTGCTCATACCACTTATGATCGTTGACTTCGATTTTGATCTTGCTAAAGTATTAGTAAGCACCGTTACTCTAACCCCCTAAAAATCCAAAAAAAAGGGGAAATGGAGTTTAAGCAAGGTCAATCAATCCTACGTTAACCCTTTCGGGCTAACTTTAGGTTGAATATCGTGGGCTTCACCCACACCCGCTGCTGCGCGAGGCTCGATAAAAACAAGAATAAGGAGGCTTCCATTGGAAACCAATAGAAAAGAAAAAGACCCGACACTCAAAAAAAGATCGGGCCAAGCAGGTGTAGAAGCCAATAGAAAAATTCGCAACAAGCGTTTTGAAATCAGGTTCACGCCTGAAGAATGGATCGCTCTTCAAGAAAGAGCCGCTGAAGCTGGTGCAGCTTCCACCGCAATCTTTGCACGTGCTGTTCTTCTTCCAGCACACGATCAATCCAACCACGAAACTAAAGCAGAACACAAATTGCGTGTTCAGCTTCTTGCCTCTCTTGGAAAAATCGGTTCAAACATAAATCAAATCGCGCGATCCCTCAACCGTTTGCAAGTTTGGAATGACACAACTGAGGGAATGTTCCAGGAACTCACCAAGATTCAGGAAGGAGTGAGCACTATTTCGGATCTATTCAAGGGGAAAAAATGAATGTCACCATTTTTCCTACTGGCAAAGGAGGTGCTGAGTCAGCCGTCAAATATTTACTCAGTGATACCGACCATGAGAACAAAAAGCGATCTGTCTCACCCGAAATTCTGTTCGGCGATCCAAACACTTTCACTGAAATAGCCAATGCCACCAAGAGGCTGCATAAGTACACCTCTGGTGTTATCGCTTTTCGTGATGGTCTTGAATCTCAATCCGTTACTCCAGAGCAAATCACCACTCTGATTGAAACCTTCCGCTCAACATTCCTGCCAGGTCTGAAGGTTGATGAAAACTTCGCTGACTTCTGGGTCATGCACTGCGAAAAAGGAAATGTTGAACTGCATTTCCTATTTGCAAATACTGAGTTGGTCAGCAATTCTCAACTTGTCATTCATCCGCCCGGTGAAAAGAACATTCAGTTCTTCAATGCCTTCTCAGCAGTGATGAATGACAACTTTGGTTTTGCGCAAGTTGTGCCCGATCCCCTCAAAATTGCCTTGAAGCCGTTTGAAGCCAAGTCACCCAATGGGAAGAAGGATAAGAAAGCCAAAGATGACTTTGCCAAGGTGCTTCACAGCGAGATCGTCAATGGCACCATCGGCAATCGCAATCAGTTGATTGGCTACATGAAACGCCATGGCCTTGACTGACCTGCCCCCTCCCGCCGTACCAGCCATGCGGAAGTCCGGGTTGAAGGTTACTTGATCTCGTTGCGTGTAGCCGGTGGCGCCTGGTTCTTGGTGCGGTGGCGCTGCGCGAACTCGGCCGGCGGTATCCGACCCAGGCTGCTGTGCGGCCTCACCTCGTTGTAGTCCTGCCGCCAGATGGCGATCTCCGAGCGCGCCTGCGGCAGCGTCTGGAACCAGTGCTCGTTCAAGCACTCGTCGCGGAACTTGCCGTTGAAGCTCTCGATGTAGCCGTTCTGCATGGGCCGCCCTGGCTGGATGAGGATGTGCCGCACGTCGTGAGCTTGCGCCCAAGCGATGAAGGCCCGGCAGGTGAACTCCGGCCCGTTGTCGGTTCTCACCGCCGCAGGGTAGCCCCTGAAGATCGCGGCCCGGTCCAGCAACCGCGTCACGTACTGGCCCGAGATGCCGTAGTCCACGGCGATGTCCACACACTCGTGCGTGAAGTCGTCGGCCACAGTCAGGCACTTGATACGCCGGCCATTGGCCAGGCTGTCGGAAACGAAGTCCATGCTCCACTGCGTATTTCAGCCCATCCCGGCCACCCATTTCAGCGGAACGCGGACAGCGTTTCAGACGAAGGCGGACACCATTTCAGGCTGATCGCGGACAGCGTTTCAAACTGATCCCGGACACCCCTGGCGCGCGCAAGTGACCTGAGCCGTAGGCATGCTGACCGATTTTTCGGTCCGTCATGCCCACTCCCAGGATTCACATGCGCCAACTTCGACAAACCCTTCGACTTCACCTTGAATCTGGCCTGAGCATGCGCGAGTGTTCGCGCGTGCTTGGCATCG is a window of Paucibacter sp. KCTC 42545 DNA encoding:
- a CDS encoding plasmid mobilization protein yields the protein METNRKEKDPTLKKRSGQAGVEANRKIRNKRFEIRFTPEEWIALQERAAEAGAASTAIFARAVLLPAHDQSNHETKAEHKLRVQLLASLGKIGSNINQIARSLNRLQVWNDTTEGMFQELTKIQEGVSTISDLFKGKK